From the Lolium rigidum isolate FL_2022 chromosome 2, APGP_CSIRO_Lrig_0.1, whole genome shotgun sequence genome, one window contains:
- the LOC124688270 gene encoding nudix hydrolase 18, mitochondrial-like translates to MAVLVARQGRELQRYSPRTGGRIVVGCIPYVVRDDGELEVLVISSQKGHGMMFPKGGWEVDESMDDAARREALEEAGVRGETGGVLGLWHYQSRRYQKTYEGYMFPLRVTDELQQWPEMASRKRTWATVQQVMDGCQHAWMREALQQLVDRHAKLQSAL, encoded by the exons ATGGCCGTTCTTGTGGCGAGGCAGGGCCGGGAGCTGCAGCGGTACAGCCCGCGCACCGGCGGCCGCATCGTGGTGGGGTGCATCCCGTACGTggtccgcgacgacggcgagctgGAGGTGCTGGTGATCAGCTCGCAGAAGGGGCACGGCATGATGTTCCCCAAGGGCGGGTGGGAGGTGGACGAGTCCATGGACGACGCGGCTCGGCGCGAGGCTCTGGAGGAGGCCGGCGTCCGCGGCGAGACTGGCGGCGTGCTGGGCCTCTGGCACTACCAGAGCCGCCGCTACCAGAAGACCTACGAGGGGTACATGTTCCCGCTTCGCGTTACCGACGAGCTGCAACAGTGGCCCGAGATGGCGTCCCGCAAGCGCACCTGG GCAACGGTGCAGCAGGTCATGGATGGATGCCAGCACGCGTGGATGCGGGAGGCGCTCCAGCAGCTTGTCGACCGGCACGCCAAGCTGCAGTCTGCTCTGTGA